GGAACACACTCAGCCAggcctcccacctgctcctctcGGGGTGCCGGCACCCTCGAGCCCCAACCCCACTTGCCAGAACAGGCAGATGCTGCAGATCAGGAAGAGGAGGCCACCGCATGTCCAGCCCAGGGCCCACATGTGCTTCCTCCGCATATTTTCTGCACAAAGGGGGAAGGTTAACACCCAGGGGTCCCAGCCACCTGACCCGGGACCCAGGGACCCAGGCTTCGGGGCTCTCACCGTCCGGACGCTGGTGGTAGCAGACCCCATCGCGGTAGCAGCATCGTAGGCGCAGGCAGAGGTTGGGGTTCTCGATCGCCGCCTGACCGCCACAGCTCTCCCGGTCCCACACGTCACCCTCACAACCTGGGGACACAATGAGTGGTTGGCTTCATCACAGAGCCCGGCCCCAAGGACCTCAGACACGAGGGTCCCAGGTTAAGGGGCTACCTGCCTAGTCTTGTTCTGTGCAGGACCCAGGATTCTAGGACTCCGGCCCTCCTCCTTCAGACCCAGGggtctccccagcccctcctccctcagacccaagGGTACCCCCCAGTCATTCCTCCCCCAGACCCAGGAGTCCCCCAAacccctcctgcctcagacccAGGGATTCCCCctagcccctcctccctcagacccagggtaCCCACACCTCCTCAGATCCAGTGgtcccctccagccccccacACTCAGgggtcccccagcccctcctccctcagacccaggggtcccccagcccctcctccctcagacccaggagtccccccagcccctccctcagacccaggggtctcccccagcccctcctccctcagacccaggagtccccccagcccctcctccctcagacccaggggcccctcctccctcagacccaggggtccccccagcccctcctccctcagacccctCAGGGGTCCCCCAACCCATCCTCCttcagacccaggggtccccccagcccctcctccctcagacccaggggtccccccagcccttcctccctcagacccaggggtccccccacccctcagacccaggggtctccctcagacccaggggtccccccagcccctcttccctcagacccaggggtcccccagcccttcctcagacccaggggtctcccccagcccctcctccctcagacccaggggtccccccacccctcagacccaggggtcttAAATGGGCTTCGCCTCCCTAGGGGACCCAAGGTTTCAGCCACTGCTCACTCCATGGATAGAAGAATCCCTGGATTCCATTCCCATCTGTGAGAGAAAAGGGCTGGTGTTGGGGGCTgtgtggaggctgaggtggcccCTGCTCAGCTCTCCACCTCCTCAGCCCCCTCACCTACTGAGCCCTGCAGCAGCAGGAACAGGCCCAAGCCCAGAGCTGGGATCCCACAGCCCACCATGTCGCCTCCCCAGACCCCTGGGGCCTCTGTGGGAAGTGTCCTAGAAGGACATCACCCCAGCAACCAGCTGAGCCCCGCCCACCTGGCCCCCAAGATTATGAGTTCTGTTGCCAGGGAGTCCTCTTAgcaatggggagggaggggcctcACACTGGCCTGGCCACGCCCTGCTCAAAGGAATTGATTCTTTAGGGACCAAGTGGaagaggcagggtggggtggaAGAGGCAGGGTGAGATGGGGTCTCCAGCTTAGATGAGCCTCCTTAGGAACTTTGGGTGGGAAAGAGAAGTCCAGAAGAGTCTAGGGCATCTCCTTGTCACCCAGGGAACCCTGGGGATGGGGATCTGGGAGACCTTTTGGCGAGGGAATCCCTTTCCTAAGTAACCTGATGCCTGAGAAGGTCACTCCAGTGGCCCAAAGGCTCAGGAAACCCTGTTGCTAGGGAGTCTTTCCTCTTAGCAACCAGGGTAGGGGGGGTCTTGAGATACAGAAGGCCTCACTGAGCCCCATTGTTAGGGAAGGTCCCCCTAGCAACCGGGAGACCCAGGAGGGGGATGAGACcatggggctggagccaggggcCAGAGCCTCAGGCGGGGTCCCCTGGTTCCACGGGGTTCTGAGAGTGGCTCTTCCACTCAGGCCACCTTCTCTCTACCGGGCCCCTGCTGAGATTGGAGGAATGGTGGAGGGCACTCCTAAGCGAGGAGGTCGCAGTTCCCCTCCTGCCTGGTGGCcagagggtgggggctggggaaggagtcCCTTGGGTGGGGAAAAGGGGGATCATCCAGCCTCCATTTTGCTCTCCCCCAGTGGCTGTGGAGAGACTTGGTTCCCAAGAGGAGGAAGCCAGACTGGGGGCTGGGTTGGGACCACGATTCCTGGTTCACCCTGTCTGAACACCCACTCAGCTTTGCAGGGAATCTCCTCTCCCCTGGGGCAGTCTCTATTTGGGCTACAACTCCTGAGTCTGAGGGacaagggggtggggaggccttGCACCTGAATTAGAAGAAACCTAGGAATTGCAGGGTCaactcctgggtctgagggaggaggggctggggggaccACTGGAtctggggaggagaggctggggggaCCACTgagtctgggggaggaggggctggaggatcATTGGGTGTGGGGGGCTGGAGGGAACCCCTGGATCTGAGGAGCTGGGGGGACCCCTGGGCCTGAGGGAAGAGGGGCTGTGGGGACCCttggtctgagggaggaggggctgggggcctggcccCCTGGTCTGAGTGGGAACAATCCGGGAGCCGGACCCCATTCCCAGTAAGCCCAGGAGGCTGACTCCCTGTCTTACCCGGCTCTCCTGTAAACATCCTGGTGTGTGCTGAGTGGGCCCCGGGCTGCCTTCGTCAGAGATGACACAGGTCAGAGGGGGCTCGGCagggggccgggggtgggggtcagaGGGGTtgtggggctgaggctgggcagCTGCTGACCGTTTCCTGTGTCAACATCATCTGGTCCCACTTCCCAATTCTCGGGATTCCTCAGGGAtcaaggagggggtgggggggcggggccAGATTGCCTTGGACCGCGGCTTGGGACTTGGGGGCCCCCGCCGTCACAGCCCTCACCGCTAATGACAGGTTTGGGCTGCCTCTGTGGCTGGACTGCCCCGTCACCCCCCAGAG
The sequence above is a segment of the Microcebus murinus isolate Inina chromosome 32, M.murinus_Inina_mat1.0, whole genome shotgun sequence genome. Coding sequences within it:
- the TMEM190 gene encoding transmembrane protein 190 encodes the protein MVGCGIPALGLGLFLLLQGSVDGNGIQGFFYPWSCEGDVWDRESCGGQAAIENPNLCLRLRCCYRDGVCYHQRPDENMRRKHMWALGWTCGGLLFLICSICLFWWAKRRDMLHMPAFFSGKCNLSKTVSLLSKEQGTMSDQKASVASVPASMPTEGAEASAATEGEGTEGGEETEGGEEED